A genome region from Macaca fascicularis isolate 582-1 chromosome 3, T2T-MFA8v1.1 includes the following:
- the PTN gene encoding pleiotrophin isoform X4, with product MQAQQYQQQRQKFAAAFLAFIFILAAVDTAEAGKKEKPEKKVKKSDCGEWQWSVCVPTSGDCGLGTREGTRTGAECKQTMKTQRCKIPCNWKKQFGAECKYQFQAWGECDLNTALKTRTGSLKRALHNAECQKTVTISKPCGKLTKPKPQESKKKKKEGKKQEKMLD from the exons ATGCAGGCTCAACAGTACCAGCAGCAGCGTCAAAAATTTGCAGCTGCCTTCTTGGCATTCATTTTCATACTGGCAGCTGTGGATACTGCTGAagcagggaagaaagagaaaccag aaaaaaaagtgaaaaagtctGACTGTGGAGAATGGcagtggagtgtgtgtgtgcccaccAGTGGAGACTGTGGACTGGGCACGCGGGAAGGCACTCGGACTGGAGCCGAGTGCAAGCAAACCATGAAGACCCAGAGATGTAAGATCCCCTGCAACTGGAAGAAGCAATTTGGAG CGGAGTGCAAATACCAGTTCCAGGCCTGGGGAGAATGTGACCTGAACACGGCCCTGAAGACCAGAACTGGAAGTCTGAAGCGAGCCCTGCACAATGCCGAATGCCAGAAGACGGTCACCATCTCCAAGCCCTGTGGCAAACTGACCAAGCCCAAACCTCAAG